From Triticum aestivum cultivar Chinese Spring chromosome 7B, IWGSC CS RefSeq v2.1, whole genome shotgun sequence:
ATCTCATGGCGGTGCTCTGTTTATGTACAGAGTGTAGATCTAACAGTAGTGGTCTATTCATTTCTAAAGGGTACACTAAATCAGCGACAAAATGTGTTGCCCTTTTTTAGAATTTGGTGAGCCCTCGATTTTTCTTGTGTATTGTGCTTTTATTATATGGTAAATATTTTTTTTCGATAAATGACATTTCCATTCAATCGATATatcaggatgcacacagccaaaatgTCCAACAAGaccagaaagaaaaataaaattgtttTGCACCAAAAGTAAAAAAGATCGGCCTAAGGTGGGGTAGATCATATCCATAGATTACGCCACCCATGATGGGAGAAAATTTCCGTTGCCGTATAGTCTAGCCGGGTAGGCATCATCGTAAAAAGGTCCATGTCCTTCGCAGGATAGACAAAGTACCGAAGTACGAAGCTATCGCATACATGCATAGATAACCTGCACAAGAGACTAAACCCATTTTTTTTGCGTGTTAAAAACCACATCTCATTCTTGTAAGCTACATAGCCTGACATAAGGCTGCTGCTCACACAAGAATGGATGAACAAAATTATTTGTTAATACCACGCAACCAATTGTCAAACATATTACGCACACTGCAAGGGGGTTAAAATTTGAAGCTTCTTGAACAATGGACCACACTGCACGAGCAACTTTACACTAAAAAAATAGGTGTTTAATAGACTCGTCgtgttggcaaaagacacatgtcttgCTACCTTGTCAGTTGCGCGTGCCGGGTTATCTCTAGTCAAGATCGTATCTCTGTTTAAAAACAAGAGGAATATCTTCATTCAAAAAGTATTGGTTGTAATGGTTTTCACTTTGAGTGAGATTTCACTAAAATTCACTGAATTtcagtagacactgaaatattacgTTTCGGTCAAAATATTTCAGCAAATTCAGTAGTACACATGAaatcaaatatttttgaaaatttcaaatattcaattaaattcaaatgaatatttCGGCCTTTTGGCTGAAATGCAAACTGAAATAAGTGAATTTCACTGAATTTCAGTGATTTCAGTTGGTGCTGAAATTTTGTTGaaactgaaattgaaaaccatGTTGTACCCCCATACCAGTGTACCCTCTATCCACACTCAAGATAGAATATAGATATATGCTCATGTTCTTCTCTTCTCGCTGGCTTCGGCAAAAAACGGGTTGAGTAAACAAGAGGATTTGAAAAAGGAGATGGGAGTGAATAATTAATCATTATTTATTGAAGGTAAATTAATGTCAACGCCGCTAGTCACGCTGACTTGTTTCATGTGCTAAGGCCCGGTTCGATAACAAAGTATTTTTTAAGTATCCCTAGAATACTGTAGTTTTTTATTTACCACGGTTATAATTATTGTGAGTTGTTTGATTAGCCAAAAAACTATAGTATTAATACCAAGGTATCTCTATAATACCATGGTATTTTCTCTGTCTAAAGAAAAGAGGGCCCGGCCTCTCTTTTTTAAACTAAGTAGCTGAAAAAGACGAATCCCCGCACGGCGCAAGGTCGCTGTTCTTTCTTACCCGGTTCTGATGGCGCCCGGTTTATTAGGATCTGTCGATCGATGATTTGGCTCTGTGTTAGGACCTTCACCGCGATTTCCCTCAAAAAACAGGATCTTCACTGTGATTTGACTCAACGAAACATCCAGGAGTTAGGCTGGTTAccacatgacacatgtggtaagccaTTCAAACAATTCAGAAAAAAAGAGTTAGGCTGGTTCCTAGTCCAGCAAGGACTCCGTTGGTGAACTAGTCAACTACTGTATGCATGCAACAGTGGCTGGCTTTAAAAAACGCGTGTGTTTGCTACAGCTAACGGATAGCCAGCATTTTTTACATCGATGCCCACTATGCTAGTCAAACAGGTCCTCTGTGTAATTGATACTTCAAAATACGTTGATATTTAATAACTGTGGTATCCTATAACCACATGCTAAAATACTGCAGTTTTTTAATACTTTGCTTTTTTACAATGCTTTGCTGCCAAACACAGCCTAATAAAGCATATACACAAGGTCCTGCTTTCTCATGGAGTcaagttcacatttgaccgtgGCAACGAACTGGTCACATCCCGTTTGCTGGTTTCTAGTCCGCGTGTCGTAGGAAAGTTGGACTCGGTGTAGGCTGTGAAATGTGAGGTCATATCTCTCACCTATTTATGGTCATGCTCAAGCTTCATCGTCCCCAACCACCAAGCTCAATCGATGGGTTCTCGCCGTCGTCCCAGTCCTACCACTGCCCTAGTCTTGGTGCTGCTATGGCTCTACTATACGCCGCGCCGGACCTTCTCACTCTCCTTCAACCTCAACTTCTCCGACCCCAGCGCCTTCTCGTCTATCGTCACCGCCGGCGACGCATCCATCAGTGCACCCACGCTCGAGCTCACAAGAAATGCACGCCAATTTCCCGACATTCGGAACAGCGTCGGACGGGCGACGTTCGCGCACAAAGTGCGGCTATGGAGCAGCGCCACTCGCGAGATGGCTAGCTTCACCACCAACTTCTCCTTCCAAATTACTCCTGCTCCTGCTGCATACAACATTCCATTTCCCTACGGTGATGGGATGGCCTTCTTCCTCGGGCATTTCCCTACGGCGATCCCGCAGAACAGCTCCGGCCGCAACCTCGGCCTCCTCACGGACTTCACTACCGGGACAGGCGACGGCCGGATCGTGGCCGTGGAGTTCGACACATACTCCAACCCGATATATAATGATATCAACGGGAACCATGTCGGCATCGACGTCAACTCCCTCTACTCCATGGCGTCCACGGACACTACAACCTCGCCGGGAAAGAACCTCTCGTCGTCCATTGTTATGGAAGCCACGGTGACGTACCACAATGACACCAAGATGCTGGCCGTTGATCTCCTCATCGGCGACGCTTTGTACCGGGTCAACGCAACCGTTGACCTGAGCAGAATTTTGCCGGAGGAGGTAGCTGTTGGCTTCTCCGCGGCGACTGGCTTATCTGCGGCTGGGCTACAGCAGGTGCTGTCATGGTCATTCAGTTCAACTCTACCTGATTTTCCAACCAGCAACagctacaaaaagttggtaaaaatCCTACTATCTGTACTAGTTCCTGTACTTTTTTTCTTGGTATGTGCGGTTGTGGCATGGCGGCGACACAAGAAAATAAGAGCAAATAAGCATGGCCAAGAACAGTGTGTCGGCAGAGCTGGCCTCGAGAGAGGTGTAGCTGCCGGCGGCCCCGGGCGGTACACGTACCGCGAGCTGGTTGCCGCAACAAGCAACTTCGCGGAGGAGAAGAAGCTGGGACGAGGCGGCTTCGGGGGCGTTTACGGGGGTCACCTCACACTCAAACACGCTGCCGACCGTCGGGCGGTGGCTGTAAAGATGTTGTCAGCAGAGTCATCGGCGCAGGGGCGGAGGGAGTTTGAGGCAGAGGTGAGGATCATCAGCAGGCTGAAACATCGCAACCTTGTGCAGCTGCTGGGCTGGTGCGACAGCCGCAAGGGGCTCCTCCTCGTCTACGAGCTGGTCACGGAGGGCAGTCTAGACAGGTATCTCTACAACAACAACAGATGCTTGACATGGCCACAAAGGTACAAGATCATCCTCGGCTTGGGATCGGCGTTGCGCTACCTCCATGGAGAGTTTGAGCAGTGCATCGTGCACGGCGACATTAAGCCCAGCAACATCATGCTCGACTCGTCGCTCAGCACCAAGCTCGGGGACTTCGGGTTAGCTCGGCTCGTTGACCACGGCACCGGGTTAATGCAGACCACCAAGGCTGTGCTCGGCACCGCCGGCTACATTGACCCGGAGTTCGTCAACACCCGCCGGCCCAGCACCGACTCTGACGTGTATAGTTTCGGCATCGTCCTACTGGAGATCGTCTCTGGCCGGCTGCCGGTCACCGAAACCGCGGGGAAACCCTTCTCACTGCTCAAATGGGTGTGGAGCCTGTACGGCAGGGATAAAATCCTAGACGCGGTGGACCCGCGGCTAAGGAGTGTCGAGGACAACGAGTGGTGGATGGAGCGGGTGCTCGTCGTTGGGCTCTGGTGCGCACTCCCGGACCGGAGCGAGCGGCCGTCCGTCGGGCAGGCCATGAACGTCCTTGAGTCAGACGAGGCAAGGCTACCGGAGCTACCGCCGTACATGTACAGGTCCGCACGGCCGGATCCTGGGTCGTTCGGCCGGCACGGTAATTTCTCCATCGACAGCCCCGACCCCAGTTTTGTTCGCTCTTCTTCGGGCAACACCGGCGACACCATTCTTTTCCCGGACTCATCGCCGACTGTGTCGGTTTCATGTTCCAGGTTTCCAACGGTATAGCCAATTAGTAATCAAGATTCGTAAGGCCTCATTAATTTTCTCCTTACTACCGTTATATTGATATTGACAGCAGAAATTATTTTGAGAAATATGGAAAAATAGTCGTTATCGAGTTCTATTATGTTACGGTAAACACTATATAATCTGACTACGCTCTCCGTAATTAGTAGGATATGACACACGTCATACGTTACCGAGCGCCCGACAATAAAATACTCAGCAAACAAAGAAAACTCGGCTTATGGGACGTATGCTGAGAGCCGCACCTACGGCACCCGGTCAGCAAAGAGGTGTCATGTGGCACCGCCATTTGCAGTTGATGGCTCCATGTGGACGGGCAACGTTCGTAGAGAACCCAATATCTAGTACTCGGCAAACTATGCACTATTTAAGCCCATCCTCCGCCTTGCATCCAAACCTAGCTGTCGGCCGCCCGCCGCCGATGCTGTCAAACcctattcggcgccttaagcgcccgaaTTAGGTGTTTTCGCAAACGGGCGCATACCCCTCCCTGCGCGATGGGCCGGCCCGTTTATCCATATTATTCTGTTTCAGAACTGCAAAAAACTGCAGCCGGTGAAACTCGAACTCGTGCGCTCTGCCTTTTAGCTTAGCTGCGCTAGCCAACTTCGCAACTACCTTGCCCTGATTTGTGAGATCCTTTTTTTTTATTGTAtctacttttctttttcttttatttttatttcccCGTTTCCTTTTTCGTATTCCTTTTTCCAAAATGCATGATTTAAAAAAAAGTGAACTTTTTATTCAAAATCCTCGATGAACGttttttaaaattcaatgaacttttttcgtgAACTTTCTAATTCgtaaactcgatgaactttttttaaagttCAATTAACTTTTTTCAAcagtgatgaacttttttcaaattcggtgaacttttattcaatgaacatttttgaattttgatgaacttttttgaatttcaaTGAACGttttttaaaattcaatgaacttttttcgtgAACTTTCCAATTTgtaaactcgatgaactttttctaaaattcAATTAACTTATTcaactttgatgaactttttccaaattcggtgaacttttatTCGATGAATGTTTTTGAATTTCGATGAACTTATTTGAATTTCAATGAACGTTTTTgaatttcaatgaacttttttgaattttggtgaactttttttcaaatttgatgaattttttcaaaCTTCATGAACtagttttttcaaattcgatgaactattttaATTTCGATGACATTTTTTCCTATTCGTTGAACTGTTTTTAAAATTTTCACTTTTCTGAATCAATGAACTTTTTACAAATTTCTGTACCTTTTTGAATTCAAGAACCGGAGGCCGTTTTTTTCTTGAACCAACAAAACAATAAAGGAAAAACACGAGCTGAGTTGATCGAGCGAACGAACAGAAGCTAGAAGGAAACGAAGCGAGGGAGCGATCTTattatgggccggcccatgaaggcgCCTGCGTGGGTGCCGCTTGCTCCAAGTGGCGCTTAAGGCGCTGTCGAGGAGGTCTCGCCGATGCTCGTCCCTGCTGGATTCCGTCGCCACTGCCGAGCCTCCCCATCTGCCTACCGGTACCGGTATGCCCTGATCCGATGTCGCTCGGGCCCATGGGCCGGATGCGCCGCCGCGCGAGGCCACGCGACACCTTCCTCACAGTGCATCTCCCCAATCTCGCCGCCAGCCACCCCTACCACCTCGATGCAGGCATCCCCAACAACCCCAAGGAGAGCTAGGGCGCTCgttaattttttttatttgtagAGGAATAGGATGCAACTCTCAATGTATTTGATAGGTGCATATGCACAAGTATATATAGTACATAGGGCAAGTCATATCCTTAACTATACACAaggaggagacttggagtacaagaataCATGTGCTAAATACATATCTCNNNNNNNNNNNNNNNNNNNNNNNNNNNNNNNNNNNNNNNNNNNNNNNNNNNNNNNNNNNNNNNNNNNNNNNNNNNNNNNNNNNNNNNNNNNNNNNNNNNNNNNNNNNNNNNNNNNNNNNNNNNNNNNNNNNNNNNNNNNNNNNNNNNNNNNNNNNNNNNNNNNNNNNNNNNNNGCAGTCGAAGCGACACCGTTGCTGACGCATAGACTGGACCGGAATTCCACGAAAGACGTCGtgggcaagcccttggtcatgatgtcGGCAAATTGTTGGGAGGTGGGAACGTGCAGAACACGGACATGGCCAAGAGCCGCCTGATCCCGAACAAAATGGATATCAagctcaatgtgcttggtgcgatgatgatgaaccgggttggcggagaggtagacggcgaagacgttgtcgcagtagacgaccGTGGCCTTCTCAACAGGACACGAGAGCTCGTGAAGAAGCTGACAAAGCCAGGAGCACTCAGCAACAACATTGGCCACAACGCGGTACTCAGCCTCGGCGCTAGACCGCGAGACGatgggctgccgcttggacgaccacgacacCAGGGATGGTCCAAGGAAAATGCAGTAACCCAAAGTAGAACGATGGGTGTACGGGCAACtggcccagtcggcgtcggagtaggcgaccaGATCAGTGGCAGTGGAAGCGCGCAGAGTAAGACCGAGATCCATAGCACCACGGATGTAGCGGAGAATCCGCTTAACAGCAGTCCAGTGAacatctcgaggagcatgcatatgcaggAAGACGTGCTGAACCGCGTACTGAAGCTTCGGCCGAGTGAGAGTGAGGTACCGGAGAGCACCAACAATGGACCGGTAGAAGCCAGCATCTGGAGCAGGAGTACCATCAGTAgcagagagcttggccttcgtgTCGACAGGAGTGGCGGCCGGTTTGCAGTTAAGCATACCAGCACGGTCAAGGATCTCATGAGCGTACTTCCGttgatgaagaaagaagccatcaggacgacgcaccacctcaacaccgaggaagtagtgcaacggacccaagtccttgatggcaaactcagCACGGAGACGATTAGTAAGCCGGCGAAGAAGCTCAGAAGTGCAtgtcgtcaggatgatgtcgtcaacATAGAGCAGCAAGTACGCCGTGTCGGAGCCTTGGTGATAAACAAATAGCGAAGCATCGAAGCGTGTAGAGCGGAAGCCGAGTTGGTGAAGAAACgctgcgatgcgctggtaccaggcacgaggagcctgcttgagCCCATATAATGAGCGTGAGAGCAGACACACATGATCAGGACACGCCGGGTCAACAAACCCCGTGGGCTGCTGACAGAAAACCTGCTCCTCAAGATGACCATGCAGAAaagcgttggagacatccatctgatgaactGGCCAGGCACGAGAAACCGCTAACTGTAAAACAGTGCGGATCGTTCCGGGCTTAACAACCGGGGCgaaagtgtcggtgaagtccacaccGGCGCGTTACCGGAAACCACGAACAACACAACGCGCCTTGTAGCGATCCAGAGTGCCGTCGGGACGAACcttgtgtttgaagacccacttcccggtgaTCACGTTAGCGTGCCAGGGACGGGGAACAAGCTACCAAGTCCGGTTCCGCTGCAAagcgtcgaactcctcctgcatggCGGCCATCCAGAGATGGTCGCGGAGAGCGGCCCGGACCAAGGACGGCAGCGGGGAAGGATCGGACGTCGAGGCGGTGCAGTCGTAGTCGTCCGCATAGCGGGAACTCGGGCGAAAAACCCCAGTGCGCGCGCGGGTGACGGGCCTGGCCGTCGGAGCAGCCGCGGGTGGCGGTGAGGCCGTGGCATCCACAACGTCCACTGGAGAGGCAGTGGCCTCCGCGTCGTCGGTGAAGCCACCAGACGGGGCTGGCGAGGCGGGCGACCGAGGCGGGGTCGAGGCCGCGGCGTCGGGGAAGCCAGCCGACGGGGCTGGCGAGGCGGGCGACCGAGGCGGGGTCGAGGCCTTGCCCGTAGAGGCCGCACCAGGGGAGGCGGCGCCAGGAGAGGCCGACCGAGCCGGCGGCCCAACATGCGGCCCATCAGCCGGCCCAGCATGCATGGCGGCGACGTAGGCGGCGT
This genomic window contains:
- the LOC123160988 gene encoding L-type lectin-domain containing receptor kinase IX.1-like encodes the protein MGSRRRPSPTTALVLVLLWLYYTPRRTFSLSFNLNFSDPSAFSSIVTAGDASISAPTLELTRNARQFPDIRNSVGRATFAHKVRLWSSATREMASFTTNFSFQITPAPAAYNIPFPYGDGMAFFLGHFPTAIPQNSSGRNLGLLTDFTTGTGDGRIVAVEFDTYSNPIYNDINGNHVGIDVNSLYSMASTDTTTSPGKNLSSSIVMEATVTYHNDTKMLAVDLLIGDALYRVNATVDLSRILPEEVAVGFSAATGLSAAGLQQVLSWSFSSTLPDFPTSNSYKKLVKILLSVLVPVLFFLVCAVVAWRRHKKIRANKHGQEQCVGRAGLERGVAAGGPGRYTYRELVAATSNFAEEKKLGRGGFGGVYGGHLTLKHAADRRAVAVKMLSAESSAQGRREFEAEVRIISRLKHRNLVQLLGWCDSRKGLLLVYELVTEGSLDRYLYNNNRCLTWPQRYKIILGLGSALRYLHGEFEQCIVHGDIKPSNIMLDSSLSTKLGDFGLARLVDHGTGLMQTTKAVLGTAGYIDPEFVNTRRPSTDSDVYSFGIVLLEIVSGRLPVTETAGKPFSLLKWVWSLYGRDKILDAVDPRLRSVEDNEWWMERVLVVGLWCALPDRSERPSVGQAMNVLESDEARLPELPPYMYRSARPDPGSFGRHGNFSIDSPDPSFVRSSSGNTGDTILFPDSSPTVSVSCSRFPTV